In the genome of Hippoglossus hippoglossus isolate fHipHip1 chromosome 12, fHipHip1.pri, whole genome shotgun sequence, one region contains:
- the LOC117771507 gene encoding growth arrest-specific protein 1-like encodes MAGRAILMERAAVLICSVFILTVGLCVGSPSHSRRLVCWKAILKCHGEPECHYAYDQYLYACASVLNGQRKKCPSHCISSLIQLNLTQSGPALEDCDCALDPVCRGTKQAIEPCLPRTSTLGCTEARRQCETDPACSSAMRDYLFHCRKLFGGERCTDGCRRVIANMRSISKAQQLDTCVCDGAERNICEYIKVSMETFCYDPDDRFAGSGFSDTEDDSEDDYTDQGDYQYVENSGDSTPCRSVLRVLTTILVLTTLL; translated from the coding sequence ATGGCAGGTCGTGCCATTTTGATGGAGCGGGCAGCGGTGTTGATCTGCAGCGTGTTCATCCTGACCGTCGGTCTCTGTGTCGGATCTCCCAGCCACAGCCGCCGGCTGGTCTGCTGGAAAGCCATCCTCAAATGCCACGGAGAGCCGGAGTGCCATTACGCGTATGACCAGTACCTCTACGCCTGCGCTTCTGTCCTCAACGGGCAGCGCAAGAAGTGCCCCAGCCACTGCATATCCTCCCTGATCCAGCTCAACCTCACCCAGAGCGGTCCGGCTCTGGAGGACTGCGACTGCGCCCTGGACCCGGTGTGCCGGGGCACCAAGCAAGCCATCGAGCCGTGCCTGCCCCGGACCAGCACCCTGGGCTGCACCGAGGCCCGGCGGCAGTGCGAGACGGACCCGGCCTGCAGCTCCGCCATGAGGGACTATTTATTTCACTGTCGGAAACTTTTCGGAGGGGAGAGGTGCACGGACGGCTGCCGCAGGGTGATCGCCAACATGCGCTCCATATCCAAGGCGCAGCAGCTGGACACATGCGTGTGCGACGGCGCGGAGAGGAACATCTGCGAGTACATAAAGGTCAGCATGGAAACTTTCTGCTACGACCCCGACGACAGGTTCGCGGGAAGCGGCTTCTCGGACACTGAGGACGATTCAGAGGACGATTACACGGACCAGGGGGATTATCAATATGTGGAAAACTCCGGCGACTCCACACCGTGTCGGAGTGTGCTGCGAGTCCTGACCACCATCTTGGTTTTAACCACATTATTGTGA
- the c9 gene encoding complement component C9 has translation MRTEVALQLGFCGLCLTLALLGEGMAVELPDPPAVNCRWGIWSQWSACDPCTKTRRRSRTVEVFGQFGGESCQGSLGDREQCTTDTKCARPPPPQCLDSEFQCETGPCINKRLMCNGDYDCEDGSDEDCDPVRKPCGTRVVENNEQGRTAGYGINILGADPRMNPFNNDNFNGRCQVVRNPNTQQYDRLPWNVGVLDYQTLAEETVSREIYEDTHSLLREILKEMTVKLDAGLSFKFSASEESMSQSQSTKVKLDYNYEKKTMIKEVTEYSTIKNKSFMRVKGRVQLSTYRLRSRDFKVADEFLAHVESLPLEYEKGIYFAFMEDYGTHYTKNGRSGGEYELIYVLNQDTIKAKNLTERTIQECVKIGISADFGEDTKGNVNRDKCDDVTKKEEGSIHGKAVVDKVMTSVKGGTLESAVTMRAKLNQDGVMDLATYQNWARTVAEAPALLNSEPEPIYMLIPLEMPGANSRIANLKQATAEYVAEYNVCKCKPCHNGGTLALLDGKCMCLCPHLFEGMSCQNFKGDKAQHPGTRPTVNQEGNWSCWSAWSGCNGGKRARTRGCNTDGLVGAVCRGDTNSDEFC, from the exons ATGAGGACTGAGGTCGCCCTCCAGCTGGGCTTCTGTGGCCTGTGTCTGACTCTGGCACTTCTTGGAGAAGGAAT GGCAGTGGAGCTTCCTGATCCACCAGCAGTGAATTGTAGATGGGGTATCTGGTCACAGTGGAGTGCATGTGATCCGTGCACAAAAACCAGG AGACGTTCTCGAACCGTCGAAGTGTTTGGCCAGTTCGGAGGTGAGTCGTGCCAGGGTTCACTCGGGGACAGGGAGCAATGTACAACAGATACTAAATGTGCTCGACCACCGCCCCCTCAGTGCTTGGACTCAGAGTTCCAGTGTGAGACAG GTCCTTGCATTAACAAGAGACTAATGTGCAATGGAGACTATGACTGTGAGGATGGATCAGATGAGGACTGTGATCCTGTTCGCAAACCATGTGGGACGAGGGTCGTTGAAAACAATGAGCAAGGCAGAACTGCAGGATACGG AATCAACATCTTGGGTGCAGATCCTCGTATGAACCCCTTCAACAATGACAACTTCAACGGAAGATGTCAAGTAGTGAGGAATCCAAACACTCAGCAGTATGACAGGCTTCCATGGAATGTTGGTGTGCTGGACTATCAG ACTCTGGCTGAGGAGACTGTTTCTAGGGAAATCTacgaagacacacacagccttctGAGGGAAATACTGAAAGAGATGACGGTGAAATTGGATGCTGGACTTTCCTTCAAATTCAGTGCGAGTGAGGAGTCCATGTCCCAATCGCAATCCACCAAGGTGAAGTTAGATTACAACTACGAGAAGAAAACTATGATAAAGGAGGTCACAGAGTACAGCACCATTAAG AACAAGAGCTTCATGCGGGTGAAAGGCCGAGTACAGCTGAGCACCTACAGGCTGCGCTCTCGTGACTTCAAAGTGGCCGATGAATTCCTTGCGCACGTCGAGTCTTTACCCTTGGAGTATGAGAAGGGTATTTACTTTGCCTTCATGGAAGACTACGGAACCCACTACACAAAAAACGGGAGGTCTGGCGGCGAATACGAGTTGATCTATGTCCTCAACCAGGACACCATCAAGGCAAAAA ATCTGACGGAGAGAACGATTCAAGAGTGCGTCAAAATAGGCATCTCAGCAGATTTTGGAGAAGATACAAAAGGAAACGTTAACAGAGACAAGTGTGATGACGTGACTAAGAAAGAAGAAG GAAGTATTCATGGAAAAGCAGTGGTGGACAAGGTGATGACATCAGTCAAAGGAGGCACTCTAGAAAGTGCAGTCACTATGAGAGCTAAATTAAACCAGGATGGGGTGATGGACCTCGCTACGTATCAGAACTGGGCACGGACCGTCGCTGAGGCCCCAGCGCTGCTCAACAGTGAG CCAGAGCCCATCTACATGTTGATCCCATTGGAAATGCCTGGTGCTAACTCCAGGATAGCAAACCTGAAGCAGGCCACAGCAGAGTATGTAGCAGAGTATAACGTGTGCAAGTGTAAGCCCTGCCATAACGGAGGTACCCTCGCTCTGCTCGATGGAaagtgcatgtgtctgtgcccTCACCTGTTTGAGGGCATGAGCTGCCAGAATTTCAAGGGCGATAAAGCTCAACACCCAG GTACGAGACCAACTGTTAATCAGGAAGGTAACTGGTCGTGCTGGTCGGCCTGGTCCGGTTGTAACGGAGGGAAACGCGCCAGGACCCGCGGCTGCAACACAGACGGGCTCGTGGGAGCTGTGTGCAGGGGCGACACCAACAGTGACGAATTCTGCTGA
- the dab2 gene encoding disabled homolog 2 isoform X1 → MSAEVANSVPIPADAGATSPSAGSTSNTPPASPATAASKVPFKREKKKVPEKTDEYLLGRFQGDGVRYKAKLIGIDDIPEARGDKMCQDSMMKLKGMAVAARSQGKHKQRIWINISMSGIKIIDEKSGVIEQEQVVNKISFIARDVTDNRAFGYVCGAEGQHQFFAIKTGQQAEPLVIDLKDLFQVIFNIRKKEAEASQKGENGSAVVENGNDALLNMDSQVKTTQPVEQLVLFGAMSTPPDIQAPNDSNDILLLDFSAEVDSNQNCIKGSPFVTSYDPDHGLSSQTENPFSSTFGYFPTPDSDPFKDDPLSKSPDNPQVFLSSRHLNGTAGGTSQTIINGPSNGNSEHLSQQMNGLTSKNMILALSNGQWPLGGKISQGSTTTMMDGNDSGVLSTKNPFFDSSSNTLPVTNGVTPHPQPPVTHSKDSVVISPPPQSSKAGRGRRSGKSASSDLFGAELFAAPAPSEGSSAPSDFFSSAPANSAPSSLAALGNLHLSPPAITSIPAAGMWGAPTAAPSMFPMPGVTAPGPLPNFPQPSAFGGLPIPPTAWGQPVPSQFGVPPHAWGQPPPPGQLGAPGWGQPAMTNPFHAGQFAAMGEQQGPSRPPPRPPVKEAPPKVENSAFTALDPLGDKEKKCGKDMFKDFQIAKPPAIPARKGELGTNSAPAPISSEPGSFDQYFSNKVGLVQDVADHDDFDIHQMSAVNDFPKPAPAPAAAPAPSFNAGLLDAFSSASISNNSAPAQGQGLNQDMFDEAFGSPNPSLFGGPPVTMQTATVGQTSGSTAAFGDPFGNPFA, encoded by the exons ATGTCAGCAGAGGTGGCGAACAGCGTGCCCATCCCTGCCGATGCCGGCGCCACCTCCCCATCCGCAGGCTCGACCTCCAACACTCCGCCGGCCTCCCCTGCAACGGCCGCATCCAAGGTCCCGTtcaagagagagaagaagaaag ttcCAGAGAAGACCGATGAGTACCTGCTGGGCAGGTTTCAAGGGGATGGCGTGAGGTACAAGGCCAAACTGATCGGCATCGATGACATCCCAGAGGCCCGGGGAGACAAGATGTGCCAGGACTCCATGATGAAACTTAAG GGCATGGCAGTAGCTGCACGGTCCCAgggtaaacacaaacagaggatcTGGATCAACATTTCCATGTCGGGAATAAAGATCATTGATGAGAAGTCAGGG GTGATTGAACAAGAGCAAGTGGTGAACAAGATCTCCTTCATCGCCAGAGATGTGACGGACAACAGGGCGTTTGGATATGTGTGTGGTGCCGAGGGACAGCATCAGTTCTTCGCCATCAAGACTGGACAACAG GCAGAGCCGCTGGTGATTGACCTCAAAGATCTCTTCCAGGTCATCTTCAACATCAGGAAGAAGGAGGCAGAGGCCTCACAGAAG GGTGAAAATGGCTCTGCGGTAGTTGAG aATGGAAATGATGCCTTGTTAAATATGGATAGTCAAGTAAAAACTACCCAA CCAGTGGAGCAGCTTGTCCTTTTTGGAGCCATGTCAACCCCCCCAGACATCCAGGCTCCAAAT GACTCAAATGATATTCTCTTGCTGGACTTTTCCGCTGAAGTTGACAGCAATCAGAATTGCATAAAGGGAAGCCCCTTTGTAACGTCCTATGATCCTGACCATGGGCTGTCGTCCCAGACAGAGAATCCCTTTTCCTCCACATTTGGTTATTTCCCAACTCCAGACAGTGACCCTTTCAAAGACGACCCCCTCTCTAAATCACCTGATAATCCCCAGGTGTTCCTCTCCAGCCGTCACCTAAACGGCACTGCTGGCGGCACTAGTCAGACAATTATTAACGGTCCTTCGAATGGAAACTCTGAACACCTTAGTCAGCAGATGAATGGGTTAACCAGCAAGAATATGATCCTTGCTCTCAGTAACGGACAgtggccactagggggcaaaATATCTCAAGGCAGCACTACTACCATGATGGACGGAAATGACTCTGGAGTCCTCTCGACCAAAAACCCCTTTTTTGACTCATCTTCGAACACTTTGCCCGTCACTAATGGCGTTACTCCTCACCCGCAACCCCCTGTGACTCATAGCAAGGACTCAGTTGTCATAAGCCCGCCTCCGCAGAGCTCTAAGGCCGGACGAGGTCGACGGAGTGGAAAG TCTGCATCCAGTGACCTGTTTGGAGCAGAGCTGtttgctgctcctgctccatctGAGGGTTCATCTGCTCCAAGTGACTTTTTCAGCAGTGCACCTGCCAACTCCGCTCCCTCCTCCTTAGCTGCCCTGG GGAATCTTCATCTAAGTCCTCCAGCTATCACAAGCATCCCTGCTGCAGGCATGTGGGGAGCCCCCACTGCAGCGCCCTCCATGTTCCCCATGCCAGGAGTGACCGCTCCAGGCCCTCTGCCTAACTTCCCACAGCCGTCGGCCTTCGGTGGTCTACCCATACCACCCACAGCCTGGGGCCAGCCGGTGCCATCTCAGTTTGGCGTCCCGCCCCACGCCTGGGGCCAGCCTCCACCACCTGGCCAACTCGGAGCTCCAGGTTGGGGTCAGCCTGCAATGACCAATCCTTTCCACGCAGGCCAGTTCGCGGCGATGGGCGAGCAGCAAGGTCCGTCGCGCCCCCCTCCCAGGCCCCCGGTAAAAGAGGCCCCTCCAAAGGTAGAGAACAGCGCCTTCACAGCTTTGGACCCTCTCGGAGATAAAGAGAAGAAGTGTGGAAAGGACATGTTCAAGGACTTCCAGATTGCCAAGCCTCCAGCCATCCCAGCGAGGAAAGGGGAGCTCGGGACCAACTCTGCTCCGGCCCCCATCAGCAGTGAGCCAGGGTCTTTCGATCAATACTTTTCCAATAAAGTGGGCCTGGTTCAGGATGTTGCAGATCATGATGACTTTGATATCCATCAAATGTCAGCAGTTAATG ATTTCCCCAaacctgctcctgctcctgctgcagctccagctccaagCTTTAACGCTGGCCTCCTCGATgccttctcctctgcctccatctcaAATAACTCCGCACCAGCCCAGGGACAAGGCCTCAATCAGGACATGTTCGATGAAGCATTTGGGTCTCCAAACCCGAGTCTGTTCGGAGGGCCGCCTGTAACTATG CAGACTGCCACTGTTGGTCAGACATCTGGTTCAACAGCTGCTTTTGGGGATCCCTTTGGAAACCCCTTTGCTTGA
- the dab2 gene encoding disabled homolog 2 isoform X3: MSAEVANSVPIPADAGATSPSAGSTSNTPPASPATAASKVPFKREKKKVPEKTDEYLLGRFQGDGVRYKAKLIGIDDIPEARGDKMCQDSMMKLKGMAVAARSQGKHKQRIWINISMSGIKIIDEKSGVIEQEQVVNKISFIARDVTDNRAFGYVCGAEGQHQFFAIKTGQQAEPLVIDLKDLFQVIFNIRKKEAEASQKGENGSAVVENGNDALLNMDSQVKTTQPVEQLVLFGAMSTPPDIQAPNSASSDLFGAELFAAPAPSEGSSAPSDFFSSAPANSAPSSLAALGNLHLSPPAITSIPAAGMWGAPTAAPSMFPMPGVTAPGPLPNFPQPSAFGGLPIPPTAWGQPVPSQFGVPPHAWGQPPPPGQLGAPGWGQPAMTNPFHAGQFAAMGEQQGPSRPPPRPPVKEAPPKVENSAFTALDPLGDKEKKCGKDMFKDFQIAKPPAIPARKGELGTNSAPAPISSEPGSFDQYFSNKVGLVQDVADHDDFDIHQMSAVNDFPKPAPAPAAAPAPSFNAGLLDAFSSASISNNSAPAQGQGLNQDMFDEAFGSPNPSLFGGPPVTMQTATVGQTSGSTAAFGDPFGNPFA; the protein is encoded by the exons ATGTCAGCAGAGGTGGCGAACAGCGTGCCCATCCCTGCCGATGCCGGCGCCACCTCCCCATCCGCAGGCTCGACCTCCAACACTCCGCCGGCCTCCCCTGCAACGGCCGCATCCAAGGTCCCGTtcaagagagagaagaagaaag ttcCAGAGAAGACCGATGAGTACCTGCTGGGCAGGTTTCAAGGGGATGGCGTGAGGTACAAGGCCAAACTGATCGGCATCGATGACATCCCAGAGGCCCGGGGAGACAAGATGTGCCAGGACTCCATGATGAAACTTAAG GGCATGGCAGTAGCTGCACGGTCCCAgggtaaacacaaacagaggatcTGGATCAACATTTCCATGTCGGGAATAAAGATCATTGATGAGAAGTCAGGG GTGATTGAACAAGAGCAAGTGGTGAACAAGATCTCCTTCATCGCCAGAGATGTGACGGACAACAGGGCGTTTGGATATGTGTGTGGTGCCGAGGGACAGCATCAGTTCTTCGCCATCAAGACTGGACAACAG GCAGAGCCGCTGGTGATTGACCTCAAAGATCTCTTCCAGGTCATCTTCAACATCAGGAAGAAGGAGGCAGAGGCCTCACAGAAG GGTGAAAATGGCTCTGCGGTAGTTGAG aATGGAAATGATGCCTTGTTAAATATGGATAGTCAAGTAAAAACTACCCAA CCAGTGGAGCAGCTTGTCCTTTTTGGAGCCATGTCAACCCCCCCAGACATCCAGGCTCCAAAT TCTGCATCCAGTGACCTGTTTGGAGCAGAGCTGtttgctgctcctgctccatctGAGGGTTCATCTGCTCCAAGTGACTTTTTCAGCAGTGCACCTGCCAACTCCGCTCCCTCCTCCTTAGCTGCCCTGG GGAATCTTCATCTAAGTCCTCCAGCTATCACAAGCATCCCTGCTGCAGGCATGTGGGGAGCCCCCACTGCAGCGCCCTCCATGTTCCCCATGCCAGGAGTGACCGCTCCAGGCCCTCTGCCTAACTTCCCACAGCCGTCGGCCTTCGGTGGTCTACCCATACCACCCACAGCCTGGGGCCAGCCGGTGCCATCTCAGTTTGGCGTCCCGCCCCACGCCTGGGGCCAGCCTCCACCACCTGGCCAACTCGGAGCTCCAGGTTGGGGTCAGCCTGCAATGACCAATCCTTTCCACGCAGGCCAGTTCGCGGCGATGGGCGAGCAGCAAGGTCCGTCGCGCCCCCCTCCCAGGCCCCCGGTAAAAGAGGCCCCTCCAAAGGTAGAGAACAGCGCCTTCACAGCTTTGGACCCTCTCGGAGATAAAGAGAAGAAGTGTGGAAAGGACATGTTCAAGGACTTCCAGATTGCCAAGCCTCCAGCCATCCCAGCGAGGAAAGGGGAGCTCGGGACCAACTCTGCTCCGGCCCCCATCAGCAGTGAGCCAGGGTCTTTCGATCAATACTTTTCCAATAAAGTGGGCCTGGTTCAGGATGTTGCAGATCATGATGACTTTGATATCCATCAAATGTCAGCAGTTAATG ATTTCCCCAaacctgctcctgctcctgctgcagctccagctccaagCTTTAACGCTGGCCTCCTCGATgccttctcctctgcctccatctcaAATAACTCCGCACCAGCCCAGGGACAAGGCCTCAATCAGGACATGTTCGATGAAGCATTTGGGTCTCCAAACCCGAGTCTGTTCGGAGGGCCGCCTGTAACTATG CAGACTGCCACTGTTGGTCAGACATCTGGTTCAACAGCTGCTTTTGGGGATCCCTTTGGAAACCCCTTTGCTTGA
- the dab2 gene encoding disabled homolog 2 isoform X2 — protein MSAEVANSVPIPADAGATSPSAGSTSNTPPASPATAASKVPFKREKKKVPEKTDEYLLGRFQGDGVRYKAKLIGIDDIPEARGDKMCQDSMMKLKGMAVAARSQGKHKQRIWINISMSGIKIIDEKSGVIEQEQVVNKISFIARDVTDNRAFGYVCGAEGQHQFFAIKTGQQAEPLVIDLKDLFQVIFNIRKKEAEASQKGENGSAVVENGNDALLNMDSQVKTTQPVEQLVLFGAMSTPPDIQAPNDSNDILLLDFSAEVDSNQNCIKGSPFVTSYDPDHGLSSQTENPFSSTFGYFPTPDSDPFKDDPLSKSPDNPQVFLSSRHLNGTAGGTSQTIINGPSNGNSEHLSQQMNGLTSKNMILALSNGQWPLGGKISQGSTTTMMDGNDSGVLSTKNPFFDSSSNTLPVTNGVTPHPQPPVTHSKDSVVISPPPQSSKAGRGRRSGKSASSDLFGAELFAAPAPSEGSSAPSDFFSSAPANSAPSSLAALGNLHLSPPAITSIPAAGMWGAPTAAPSMFPMPGVTAPGPLPNFPQPSAFGGLPIPPTAWGQPVPSQFGVPPHAWGQPPPPGQLGAPGWGQPAMTNPFHAGQFAAMGEQQGPSRPPPRPPVKEAPPKVENSAFTALDPLGDKEKKCGKDMFKDFQIAKPPAIPARKGELGTNSAPAPISSEPGSFDQYFSNKVGLVQDVADHDDFDIHQMSAVNDFPKPAPAPAAAPAPSFNAGLLDAFSSASISNNSAPAQGQGLNQDMFDEAFGSPNPSLFGGPPVTMTATVGQTSGSTAAFGDPFGNPFA, from the exons ATGTCAGCAGAGGTGGCGAACAGCGTGCCCATCCCTGCCGATGCCGGCGCCACCTCCCCATCCGCAGGCTCGACCTCCAACACTCCGCCGGCCTCCCCTGCAACGGCCGCATCCAAGGTCCCGTtcaagagagagaagaagaaag ttcCAGAGAAGACCGATGAGTACCTGCTGGGCAGGTTTCAAGGGGATGGCGTGAGGTACAAGGCCAAACTGATCGGCATCGATGACATCCCAGAGGCCCGGGGAGACAAGATGTGCCAGGACTCCATGATGAAACTTAAG GGCATGGCAGTAGCTGCACGGTCCCAgggtaaacacaaacagaggatcTGGATCAACATTTCCATGTCGGGAATAAAGATCATTGATGAGAAGTCAGGG GTGATTGAACAAGAGCAAGTGGTGAACAAGATCTCCTTCATCGCCAGAGATGTGACGGACAACAGGGCGTTTGGATATGTGTGTGGTGCCGAGGGACAGCATCAGTTCTTCGCCATCAAGACTGGACAACAG GCAGAGCCGCTGGTGATTGACCTCAAAGATCTCTTCCAGGTCATCTTCAACATCAGGAAGAAGGAGGCAGAGGCCTCACAGAAG GGTGAAAATGGCTCTGCGGTAGTTGAG aATGGAAATGATGCCTTGTTAAATATGGATAGTCAAGTAAAAACTACCCAA CCAGTGGAGCAGCTTGTCCTTTTTGGAGCCATGTCAACCCCCCCAGACATCCAGGCTCCAAAT GACTCAAATGATATTCTCTTGCTGGACTTTTCCGCTGAAGTTGACAGCAATCAGAATTGCATAAAGGGAAGCCCCTTTGTAACGTCCTATGATCCTGACCATGGGCTGTCGTCCCAGACAGAGAATCCCTTTTCCTCCACATTTGGTTATTTCCCAACTCCAGACAGTGACCCTTTCAAAGACGACCCCCTCTCTAAATCACCTGATAATCCCCAGGTGTTCCTCTCCAGCCGTCACCTAAACGGCACTGCTGGCGGCACTAGTCAGACAATTATTAACGGTCCTTCGAATGGAAACTCTGAACACCTTAGTCAGCAGATGAATGGGTTAACCAGCAAGAATATGATCCTTGCTCTCAGTAACGGACAgtggccactagggggcaaaATATCTCAAGGCAGCACTACTACCATGATGGACGGAAATGACTCTGGAGTCCTCTCGACCAAAAACCCCTTTTTTGACTCATCTTCGAACACTTTGCCCGTCACTAATGGCGTTACTCCTCACCCGCAACCCCCTGTGACTCATAGCAAGGACTCAGTTGTCATAAGCCCGCCTCCGCAGAGCTCTAAGGCCGGACGAGGTCGACGGAGTGGAAAG TCTGCATCCAGTGACCTGTTTGGAGCAGAGCTGtttgctgctcctgctccatctGAGGGTTCATCTGCTCCAAGTGACTTTTTCAGCAGTGCACCTGCCAACTCCGCTCCCTCCTCCTTAGCTGCCCTGG GGAATCTTCATCTAAGTCCTCCAGCTATCACAAGCATCCCTGCTGCAGGCATGTGGGGAGCCCCCACTGCAGCGCCCTCCATGTTCCCCATGCCAGGAGTGACCGCTCCAGGCCCTCTGCCTAACTTCCCACAGCCGTCGGCCTTCGGTGGTCTACCCATACCACCCACAGCCTGGGGCCAGCCGGTGCCATCTCAGTTTGGCGTCCCGCCCCACGCCTGGGGCCAGCCTCCACCACCTGGCCAACTCGGAGCTCCAGGTTGGGGTCAGCCTGCAATGACCAATCCTTTCCACGCAGGCCAGTTCGCGGCGATGGGCGAGCAGCAAGGTCCGTCGCGCCCCCCTCCCAGGCCCCCGGTAAAAGAGGCCCCTCCAAAGGTAGAGAACAGCGCCTTCACAGCTTTGGACCCTCTCGGAGATAAAGAGAAGAAGTGTGGAAAGGACATGTTCAAGGACTTCCAGATTGCCAAGCCTCCAGCCATCCCAGCGAGGAAAGGGGAGCTCGGGACCAACTCTGCTCCGGCCCCCATCAGCAGTGAGCCAGGGTCTTTCGATCAATACTTTTCCAATAAAGTGGGCCTGGTTCAGGATGTTGCAGATCATGATGACTTTGATATCCATCAAATGTCAGCAGTTAATG ATTTCCCCAaacctgctcctgctcctgctgcagctccagctccaagCTTTAACGCTGGCCTCCTCGATgccttctcctctgcctccatctcaAATAACTCCGCACCAGCCCAGGGACAAGGCCTCAATCAGGACATGTTCGATGAAGCATTTGGGTCTCCAAACCCGAGTCTGTTCGGAGGGCCGCCTGTAACTATG ACTGCCACTGTTGGTCAGACATCTGGTTCAACAGCTGCTTTTGGGGATCCCTTTGGAAACCCCTTTGCTTGA